The Macaca thibetana thibetana isolate TM-01 chromosome 11, ASM2454274v1, whole genome shotgun sequence genome window below encodes:
- the GPR182 gene encoding G-protein coupled receptor 182, protein MSVKPSWGPGPSEGVTAVPASDLGDIHNWTELLNLFNHTLFECHVELSESTKRVVLFALYLAMFVVGLVENLLVICVNWRGSGRVGLLNLYILNMAIADLGIVLSLPVWMLEVTLDYTWLWGSFSCRFTHYFYFVNMYSSIFFLVCLSVDRYVTLTSASPSWQHYQHRVRRAMCAGIWVLSAIIPLPEVVHIQLVEGPEPMCLFMAPFETYSTWALAVTLSTTILGFLLPFPLIAVFNVLTACRLRQAEQPKSRRHCLLMCAYVAVFVICWLPYHVTLLLLTLHGTHISLHCHLVHLLYFFYDVIDCFSMLHCVINPILYNFLSPHFRGRLLNAVVHYLPKDQTRADAHSSSSSCSTQHSIIITKGDSQPAAATPHPEPSLSFQASPLLPNTSPFSPPQPLTSS, encoded by the coding sequence ATGTCAGTGAAACCCAGCTGGGGGCCCGGCCCCTCGGAGGGGGTCACTGCAGTGCCTGCCAGTGACCTTGGAGATATCCACAACTGGACCGAGCTGCTCAACCTTTTCAACCACACTTTGTTTGAGTGCCATGTGGAGCTTAGTGAGAGCACCAAGCGCGTGGTCCTCTTTGCCCTCTACCTGGCCATGTTTGTGGTTGGGCTGGTGGAGAACCTCCTGGTGATATGCGTCAACTGGCGTGGCTCAGGCCGGGTGGGGCTGCTGAACCTCTACATCCTCAACATGGCCATCGCGGACCTGGGCATTGTCCTGTCTCTGCCCGTGTGGATGCTGGAGGTCACGCTGGACTACACCTGGCTCTGGGGCAGCTTCTCCTGCCGCTTCACTCACTACTTCTACTTTGTCAACATGTACAGCAGCATCTTCTTCCTGGTGTGCCTCAGCGTCGACCGCTATGTCACCCTCACCAGTGCCTCCCCCTCCTGGCAGCATTACCAGCACCGAGTGCGGCGGGCCATGTGTGCGGGCATCTGGGTCCTCTCGGCCATCATCCCGCTACCTGAGGTGGTCCACATCCAGCTGGTGGAGGGCCCTGAGCCCATGTGCCTCTTCATGGCACCTTTTGAAACGTACAGTACCTGGGCCCTGGCGGTGACCCTGTCCACCACCATCCTGGGCTTCCTGCTGCCCTTCCCTCTTATCGCAGTCTTCAACGTGCTGACGGCCTGCCGGCTGCGGCAGGCAGAACAACCCAAGAGCCGGCGCCACTGCCTGCTGATGTGTGCCTACGTGGCCGTCTTTGTCATTTGCTGGCTGCCCTATCATGTGACCCTACTGCTGCTCACACTGCATGGGACCCACATTTCCCTCCACTGCCACCTGGTCCACCTGCTCTACTTCTTCTATGATGTCATCGACTGCTTCTCCATGCTGCACTGTGTCATCAACCCCATCCTTTACAACTTTCTCAGCCCACACTTCCGGGGCCGGCTCCTGAACGCTGTAGTCCATTACCTTCCTAAGGACCAGACCAGGGCAGACGCacactcctcctcttcctcctgttccaCCCAGCATTCCATCATCATCACCAAGGGGGACAGCCAGCCTGCTGCAGCAACCCCCCACCCCGAGCCAAGCCTGAGCTTTCAGGCATCCCCTTTGCTTCCAAAtacttcccccttctctcccccTCAGCCTCTTACATCCAGCTGA
- the ZBTB39 gene encoding zinc finger and BTB domain-containing protein 39 has protein sequence MGMRIKLQSTNHPNNLLKELNKCRLSETMCDVTIVVGSRSFPAHKAVLACAAGYFQNLFLNTGLDAARTYVVDFITPANFEKVLSFVYTSELFTDLINVGVIYEVAERLGMEDLLQACHSTFPDLESTARAKPLTSTNESHSGTLSCPSAEPAHPLGELRAGGDHLGADRNYVLPSDAGGSYKEEERNVASDANHSLLLLQPPPPPPKTEDHDTPAPFTSVPSMMTQPVLGTVSTGIQTSTSSCQPYKVQSNGDFSKNSFLTPDNAVDITTETNSCLSNSEHSKDPGFGQMDELQLEDLGDDDLQFEDPAEDIGTAEEVIELSDDSEDELTFGENDNRENKAMPCQVCKKVLEPNIQLIRQHARDHVDLLTGNCKVCETHFQDRNSRVTHVLSHIGIFLFSCDMCETKFFTQWQLTLHRRDGIFENNIIVHPNDPLPGKLGVFSGAASPELKCAACGKVLAKDFHVVRGHILDHLNLKGQACSVCDQRHLNLCSLMWHTLSHLGISVFSCSVCANSFVDWHLLEKHMAVHQSLEDALFHCHLCSQSFKSEAAYRYHVSQHKCTSGLDARPGFGLQHPALQKRKLPAEEFLSEELALQGQPGNSKYSCKVCGKRFAHTSEFNYHRRIHTGEKPYQCKVCHKFFRGRSTIKCHLKTHSGALMYRCTVCGHYSSTLNLMSKHVGVHKGSLPPDFTIEQTFMYIIHSKEAEKNPDS, from the coding sequence ATGGGCATGAGGATCAAACTGCAAAGCACCAACCACCCCAACAACCTGCTGAAGGAACTCAACAAGTGCCGGCTCTCAGAGACCATGTGCGACGTCACCATTGTGGTGGGGAGCCGCTCCTTCCCGGCCCACAAGGCTGTTCTGGCCTGTGCAGCTGGCTACTTCCAGAACCTCTTCCTGAATACTGGGCTTGATGCTGCCAGGACCTATGTGGTGGACTTCATCACCCCTGCCAACTTTGAGAAGGTTCTGAGCTTTGTCTACACATCAGAACTCTTCACAGACCTGATCAATGTTGGGGTCATCTACGAGGTGGCTGAGCGTCTGGGTATGGAGGACCTCCTCCAGGCCTGTCACTCTACCTTTCCTGACCTAGAGAGCACTGCCAGGGCCAAGCCCCTGACCAGCACCAATGAGAGCCACTCTGGTACCCTGAGTTGTCCTTCGGCAGAACCTGCCCATCCCCTTGGAGAACTCCGAGCTGGTGGGGACCACCTTGGTGCTGATAGAAACTATGTGTTGCCCAGTGATGCTGGAGGGAGCtataaagaggaagagaggaatgtTGCCAGTGATGCTAACCATAGCCTGCTTCTGCTGcaaccgccaccaccaccaccaaagacAGAAGACCATGACACCCCTGCTCCCTTCACGTCTGTTCCTAGCATGATGACCCAGCCAGTCCTAGGCACTGTCAGCACGGGCATCCAGACCAGCACCAGCTCCTGCCAGCCATACAAAGTTCAAAGCAATGGAGACTTCAGTAAAAACAGCTTCCTCACCCCTGACAATGCAGTAGACATTACCACTGAGACCAACTCCTGTCTGAGCAATAGTGAGCACTCCAAAGATCCAGGCTTTGGGCAGATGGATGAGCTCCAGCTCGAGGACCTGGGGGATGATGACTTGCAGTTTGAAGACCCTGCTGAGGATATAGGCACAGCTGAGGAGGTGATTGAGCTGAGTGATGACAGTGAGGATGAGCTGACTTTTGGAGAGAATGACAATCGGGAGAATAAGGCCATGCCCTGCCAGGTGTGCAAGAAAGTTCTAGAGCCCAACATTCAACTGATCCGGCAGCATGCTCGGGACCATGTGGACCTGCTGACGGGCAACTGCAAGGTCTGTGAGACCCACTTCCAGGACCGAAACTCCCGGGTAACCCATGTCCTGTCCCACAttggtattttccttttctcctgcgACATGTGTGAAACTAAGTTCTTTACCCAGTGGCAGCTGACCCTTCACCGACGGGATGGAATATTTGAGAACAACATCATTGTCCACCCCAATGATCCCCTGCCAGGGAAGCTGGGTGTCTTTTCAGGAGCAGCCTCCCCAGAGCTGAAATGTGCTGCCTGCGGGAAAGTATTGGCCAAAGATTTCCATGTGGTCCGGGGCCACATCCTTGACCACCTAAACTTGAAGGGCCAGGCCTGCAGTGTCTGCGACCAGCGTCACCTTAACCTCTGCAGCCTCATGTGGCACACGCTGTCCCATCTCGGCATTTCAGTCTTCTCCTGTTCTGTCTGTGCCAACAGCTTTGTGGACTGGCATCTTCTAGAGAAGCACATGGCTGTGCACCAAAGCCTGGAAGATGCCCTCTTCCACTGCCACTTGTGCAGCCAGAGCTTCAAGTCAGAGGCTGCCTATCGCTACCACGTCAGCCAGCACAAATGCACCAGTGGCCTTGATGCACGGCCTGGTTTTGGGCTACAGCACCCGGCTCTCCAGAAGCGGAAGCTGCCAGCAGAGGAGTTTCTGAGTGAAGAGCTGGCGCTGCAGGGCCAACCTGGGAACAGCAAGTATAGCTGCAAGGTCTGTGGCAAAAGATTTGCCCACACAAGCGAATTCAACTACCATCGGCGGATCCACACGGGCGAGAAGCCATACCAATGTAAGGTGTGCCACAAGTTCTTCCGAGGCCGCTCAACCATCAAGTGCCACCTAAAGACACACTCGGGGGCCCTCATGTACCGCTGCACAGTCTGTGGGCACTACAGTTCCACCCTTAACCTCATGAGCAAGCATGTTGGTGTGCACAAAGGCAGCCTACCCCCTGACTTCACCATCGAGCAGACCTTCATGTACATCATCCATTCCAAAGAGGCGGAAAAGAACCCGGACAGTTGA